The following coding sequences are from one Caballeronia sp. SBC1 window:
- a CDS encoding peptide ABC transporter substrate-binding protein: protein MFLAPRPSPSIRLRCASAALVLGGFMLAGASQAAVVPPGVQLAAKQELVRNNGTEVETLDPNVAESVPANTVARDLFEGLTATRADGETVPGVAEKWEMKDPTTWVFHLRRNAKWSNGEPVVAADFVYGCQRLVDPKTASPYANTYGMFLLNGADIVAGKKPVASLGVSAPDPYTVEIKTPYPVPFLPDLMSNTNLGPVNKAAVEKYGKDWTKPGKLVSNGAFMLKDWQVNNRLVLQKNPQYWNAAYVQLTQVTYLPVEDENTDVDLYKSGGDDWVNQLPSGTYARYKQEYPNEMRAAPMLGLRYYSFNNKDPLLKDVRVRKALSMVIDRDILAQRVTADGQIPAYGVIVKGVKGADVSAYDWASWPMAKRVDEAKKLLAEAGVKPGTKLQFAMNTSEYHKKMAIFAASEWKTKLGLDTEIQAMEFKVLLKKRHEGDYQIARNGWVADYNDASTFLTLVQCGSEQNDNQACNPKADALMHQASDSTDPATRQTLQTEAAKVAMEDYPMLPLLQYTLVRLVKSYVGGYSTKNPMDHYRSEDMYIIKH, encoded by the coding sequence ATGTTTTTAGCACCACGTCCTTCTCCTTCAATCCGTCTTCGCTGCGCATCCGCGGCACTCGTTCTGGGCGGCTTCATGCTCGCCGGCGCCTCGCAGGCGGCGGTTGTTCCTCCTGGCGTGCAACTCGCCGCGAAGCAGGAACTGGTGCGCAACAACGGCACTGAAGTCGAGACACTCGATCCGAACGTGGCGGAGTCGGTGCCGGCCAATACCGTCGCGCGCGATCTGTTTGAAGGACTGACCGCGACGCGCGCCGACGGTGAGACCGTCCCCGGCGTAGCGGAAAAGTGGGAAATGAAGGACCCCACCACGTGGGTCTTTCATTTGAGAAGGAATGCGAAGTGGTCAAATGGTGAGCCAGTTGTCGCCGCTGACTTTGTCTACGGATGTCAGCGTCTCGTCGATCCAAAAACGGCTTCGCCATACGCAAATACCTACGGCATGTTCCTGCTGAACGGAGCAGACATTGTTGCAGGCAAAAAACCGGTGGCGTCGCTTGGCGTAAGCGCGCCCGACCCGTACACGGTCGAGATCAAGACGCCGTATCCGGTGCCGTTCCTGCCTGACCTGATGTCGAATACGAACCTTGGGCCAGTGAACAAGGCGGCCGTCGAAAAGTACGGCAAGGACTGGACCAAACCCGGCAAGCTTGTCAGCAACGGCGCGTTCATGCTGAAAGACTGGCAGGTGAACAATCGTCTTGTGCTGCAGAAAAACCCGCAGTACTGGAATGCTGCTTACGTGCAATTGACCCAGGTAACGTACCTGCCGGTGGAAGACGAAAACACAGACGTGGATCTGTACAAATCCGGCGGTGACGACTGGGTGAACCAACTGCCGTCGGGCACCTATGCCCGCTACAAACAGGAGTACCCGAACGAGATGCGCGCGGCGCCCATGCTCGGCTTGCGTTATTACTCGTTCAACAACAAAGACCCGCTCCTGAAGGACGTGCGTGTGCGCAAGGCGCTGTCCATGGTCATCGACCGGGACATCCTCGCGCAGCGTGTGACTGCCGATGGCCAGATCCCGGCGTATGGCGTGATCGTGAAGGGCGTGAAGGGCGCCGACGTCAGTGCGTACGACTGGGCCTCGTGGCCAATGGCGAAACGCGTGGACGAAGCGAAAAAGCTGCTGGCCGAGGCGGGCGTGAAACCCGGCACCAAGTTGCAGTTCGCCATGAACACGAGTGAGTATCACAAGAAGATGGCGATCTTCGCGGCGTCCGAATGGAAGACGAAGCTGGGCCTGGATACTGAAATCCAGGCGATGGAATTCAAGGTGCTGCTCAAGAAGCGGCACGAGGGCGACTATCAGATTGCACGCAACGGCTGGGTGGCGGACTACAACGACGCAAGTACCTTCCTCACGCTGGTTCAATGCGGTTCCGAGCAGAACGACAACCAGGCGTGCAACCCCAAAGCCGATGCGCTGATGCACCAGGCGTCCGACTCCACCGACCCGGCCACGCGTCAGACATTGCAGACCGAAGCGGCCAAGGTAGCAATGGAAGACTATCCGATGCTGCCTCTGCTGCAATACACGCTGGTGCGGTTGGTCAAGAGTTACGTGGGCGGTTATTCCACGAAGAACCCTATGGACCACTACCGCAGCGAAGACATGTACATCATCAAGCATTGA
- a CDS encoding TonB-dependent receptor codes for MKQRALALAIKRIVWAELALSAAIAVPAFAQSQPATTGTAAGATTTESTPAAAAAAPASGVVAAPSADNNTATPTAEKGVQQIKKFEVTGSLIRSADKVGFNAVQTVTQKDIVQSGATTVADYLRTTSANSANSWGEGQSGNFAAGAAGIALRGLSEKYTLVLVDGQRVAPFAFFSNSVDSFFDLNTLPLNDIDRIEIVKTGAVSQYGSDAIAGVVNIITKHDFQGLQLDGSYGSAISQGGGAGTTKFGVLGGFGDLNADRFNVTAAASYYKSNGFTLADRDATSGQDFTNQTGGLSLLAPSYWSMPDGSVQALSGCANGGSVHPAATNSLTAGSAGTICGFNSAESTSIAPMTERANAKIHADFKINDTTTAFGDFLISSNTTTTNDGLWNNVIGNPQVPALVWNPQTKLLSPFNFTVPASNPYNPFGVATPLTYAFPNAVAENTYSTYWRVSTGIKGSFNLPNGEWDWASSVSHSQSTVSNTYTNQLNTNVLTNIYQNGTFDFANPAATPNGTNGLYMDANNLAISKLDTVDATLSTPDLFHLPAGDVGLGFGAQFTHQSEVMNPGSAFEEGEVISPNLQTVNGQRNVAAVYYQVDIPIVRALTFSQSGRYDHYSDVGGAFSPRFALRYQPVQALTMYTSYNRGFRAPTFVENSNSQTMGIQVDQATGQNYTSITEGNPALKAERTRNLSIGFQLSPTRTTDIGLDWYKIRVDNVIGQGSPSQVVTDPVTGELLYKVIPYQNLGYLDTNGFEGTFRQALPTKVGTFTLSADWAYVNSFKLGSPGQAPVNGAGNDYTLTQPFGGSFPRWKGNTTADWTYNKFDAALTWQFTGPYAQNLDAAGPSRVGSYSQFNLMMTYTGFKHWTIFGGIDNIFNRAPPYDPIFANGTLDQTGYDQSIYTNIGRFAQVGATYKF; via the coding sequence ATGAAACAACGGGCATTGGCGCTGGCCATCAAAAGAATAGTCTGGGCTGAATTAGCGTTGTCAGCCGCAATCGCCGTACCGGCGTTTGCGCAGAGCCAGCCAGCCACCACTGGTACGGCCGCAGGCGCAACGACAACGGAAAGTACGCCGGCGGCAGCAGCGGCGGCGCCGGCATCTGGCGTTGTTGCAGCACCGTCCGCGGACAACAACACTGCGACACCGACTGCTGAAAAGGGCGTCCAGCAAATCAAGAAATTCGAAGTGACCGGGTCACTGATCCGCAGCGCCGACAAGGTCGGCTTCAACGCGGTTCAGACGGTTACGCAGAAAGACATTGTGCAGAGCGGCGCCACGACCGTCGCCGATTATCTGCGGACGACCTCAGCCAATTCTGCGAATAGCTGGGGCGAAGGCCAGTCCGGCAACTTTGCCGCAGGCGCGGCGGGTATTGCTCTACGCGGTCTCAGCGAAAAGTACACGCTTGTATTGGTGGATGGACAGCGCGTTGCGCCATTCGCGTTCTTTTCGAACAGCGTCGACTCCTTCTTCGACCTGAACACGCTGCCGTTGAACGACATCGACCGCATCGAAATCGTGAAGACCGGCGCCGTGTCGCAATACGGCTCGGACGCCATCGCGGGCGTGGTCAACATCATCACGAAGCACGACTTCCAGGGGCTGCAACTCGACGGCAGCTACGGCAGCGCCATCAGCCAGGGCGGCGGCGCGGGCACGACCAAATTCGGCGTGCTCGGCGGCTTTGGCGATCTCAACGCGGACCGCTTCAACGTGACGGCCGCCGCGAGCTACTACAAGTCGAACGGCTTCACGCTCGCAGACCGCGACGCGACGAGCGGTCAGGATTTCACCAATCAGACGGGCGGCCTTTCGTTGCTTGCACCGTCTTACTGGAGCATGCCCGACGGCAGCGTGCAGGCATTGAGCGGATGTGCGAACGGCGGTTCGGTGCATCCCGCCGCCACCAACTCGCTGACGGCTGGATCGGCGGGCACGATCTGCGGCTTCAACAGCGCGGAAAGCACGTCTATCGCCCCGATGACCGAGCGTGCGAATGCGAAGATTCACGCTGACTTCAAGATCAATGATACGACGACGGCGTTCGGGGATTTCCTGATCAGCAGCAACACGACCACCACCAACGACGGTCTGTGGAACAACGTTATTGGCAATCCGCAGGTCCCCGCACTCGTGTGGAACCCGCAGACCAAGCTGCTTTCGCCGTTCAATTTCACTGTGCCGGCGAGTAATCCGTACAACCCGTTCGGTGTCGCCACGCCGCTCACGTATGCGTTCCCGAACGCGGTGGCGGAAAACACGTATTCCACCTACTGGCGCGTGTCGACGGGCATCAAGGGCTCGTTTAACTTGCCGAACGGCGAATGGGATTGGGCGAGCTCGGTCAGTCACTCGCAAAGCACGGTCTCGAACACCTATACGAACCAGCTCAACACCAACGTACTAACCAATATTTACCAGAACGGGACTTTCGACTTCGCGAATCCTGCGGCTACGCCGAACGGGACCAACGGGCTGTACATGGACGCGAACAATCTGGCTATCTCGAAGCTGGATACAGTTGACGCAACGCTGTCGACGCCAGACCTCTTCCATCTGCCGGCGGGCGATGTGGGTCTTGGCTTCGGTGCACAGTTCACGCACCAGAGCGAAGTGATGAACCCGGGTTCGGCGTTCGAAGAGGGCGAGGTCATCAGCCCGAATCTGCAGACGGTGAACGGCCAGCGCAACGTGGCCGCCGTGTACTACCAGGTGGACATTCCGATTGTGCGCGCCCTGACATTCAGCCAGTCGGGCCGTTACGACCACTACAGCGATGTAGGTGGTGCGTTCTCGCCGCGTTTTGCATTGCGCTATCAACCGGTTCAGGCGCTCACGATGTACACGTCGTATAACCGCGGCTTCCGCGCGCCGACGTTCGTTGAGAACAGCAACTCGCAAACGATGGGTATTCAGGTCGACCAGGCCACCGGCCAGAACTACACGTCGATCACGGAGGGTAATCCGGCCCTGAAAGCCGAGCGCACGCGTAACCTCAGCATCGGCTTCCAGTTGTCGCCCACCCGTACGACCGATATCGGCCTGGACTGGTACAAGATTCGTGTGGACAACGTAATCGGCCAAGGCTCGCCTTCGCAGGTTGTCACCGACCCGGTAACGGGCGAACTCCTGTACAAGGTCATTCCGTACCAGAACCTCGGTTATCTTGATACGAACGGTTTCGAAGGCACGTTCCGCCAGGCACTGCCGACGAAGGTCGGGACGTTCACGTTGTCCGCTGACTGGGCTTACGTGAACAGCTTCAAGCTCGGCTCCCCGGGTCAGGCGCCGGTGAATGGTGCGGGTAACGACTACACGCTCACACAGCCGTTCGGCGGCAGCTTCCCGCGCTGGAAAGGCAACACCACCGCGGACTGGACGTACAACAAGTTTGACGCAGCGTTGACCTGGCAGTTCACAGGTCCGTATGCGCAGAATCTGGATGCGGCCGGGCCATCCCGAGTGGGATCGTACAGCCAGTTCAACCTGATGATGACGTACACGGGCTTCAAGCACTGGACGATCTTCGGCGGCATCGACAACATCTTCAACCGTGCGCCGCCGTACGATCCGATCTTTGCAAATGGCACGCTGGATCAGACGGGCTACGACCAGTCGATATACACGAACATTGGCCGCTTCGCGCAGGTCGGCGCAACGTACAAGTTCTGA
- a CDS encoding helix-turn-helix domain-containing protein — MVLPLDNKAQIAVSIGIKIRSLRQRLKRTLDEVATSAGISKPFLSQVERGQATPSITSLVGIARSLGVTVQYFVDTPTEDKSVRRKSELKYFGFDGTANLFGRLTNLSVGGQLEAILVRMPVGQNPSEVTTHAGEEFLYVMSGQISLTLEGTTFVLQAGDTAHFESTVPHAWCNTAREEAAVVWVGTPRLF; from the coding sequence ATGGTTTTGCCACTCGATAACAAGGCACAGATCGCAGTTTCCATAGGAATAAAAATCCGGTCGCTTCGCCAGCGGCTCAAGCGCACGCTGGATGAAGTGGCGACAAGTGCGGGGATTTCGAAGCCATTTTTATCGCAAGTCGAACGAGGTCAGGCAACGCCCTCTATCACATCGCTCGTTGGTATTGCGCGCTCGCTAGGCGTCACGGTTCAGTACTTCGTCGACACGCCGACTGAAGACAAGTCAGTGCGTAGAAAGAGTGAGCTGAAGTACTTCGGCTTCGACGGAACCGCGAATCTTTTTGGACGGCTGACGAATTTGTCGGTCGGCGGCCAGCTGGAAGCAATTCTCGTCAGGATGCCGGTGGGACAGAACCCATCGGAAGTCACGACGCATGCAGGGGAAGAGTTCTTGTACGTAATGAGCGGCCAGATATCGCTCACGTTAGAAGGTACAACGTTCGTATTGCAGGCTGGTGACACCGCCCATTTCGAGTCCACCGTGCCTCACGCCTGGTGCAACACCGCTCGCGAAGAAGCGGCGGTTGTATGGGTGGGCACGCCAAGATTGTTCTAG
- a CDS encoding lipopolysaccharide assembly protein LapB — MLTIHQRFKRAVIAAAIGGLSALAVLPVTSHAADTLRPDVAKPLNAAQDLYRAHKYKDALTKIDQAAAVPGKTPYESYMVEEMRGAAAAAAGDNGVAAQAYETLLGSGRLTGADEQRTTAALAGIYFEQKNYAQAIKVAQRYQKSGGSDPDMRTLLVQSYYLSNDCGSVVSLLKPVVDAQARAGHAPDESQLQLLGTCAQRVKDDTTYRGALEKLVAHYPKQSYWDDLFQSIRTKPGYSSALDIDTYRLRRATGSLTTANDYMEMTQLAIVSGTTAEGKQVIDQGFASGVLGHDAQADREKRLQALAAKRAQAPADPANPVAPVDVGFNEVFAGQTKQGLAAMDAAIAKGGLDHPDQAQLHLGVAYYVAGDKARAVQTFHAVKGTDGSADLARLWVMVASK; from the coding sequence ATGCTAACGATCCATCAACGCTTCAAACGCGCCGTCATTGCGGCCGCTATTGGAGGACTGTCCGCGCTCGCCGTGCTGCCGGTCACGTCTCATGCCGCAGACACCTTGCGCCCTGATGTGGCGAAGCCGCTGAACGCCGCGCAGGATCTGTATCGCGCGCACAAGTACAAGGATGCATTGACGAAGATCGATCAGGCGGCTGCAGTGCCGGGCAAGACGCCGTATGAAAGCTATATGGTCGAAGAGATGCGCGGCGCTGCTGCTGCGGCGGCGGGCGACAATGGTGTAGCCGCCCAGGCCTATGAAACGTTGCTCGGTTCAGGGCGCCTAACCGGCGCTGACGAACAACGCACCACGGCGGCACTTGCAGGCATCTACTTCGAGCAAAAGAACTACGCACAGGCTATCAAGGTCGCGCAGCGCTATCAGAAGTCAGGCGGCAGCGATCCCGATATGCGCACTCTGCTCGTCCAGTCTTACTACCTTTCGAACGACTGCGGCAGTGTGGTGAGCCTCCTCAAGCCCGTGGTCGACGCGCAAGCGCGTGCCGGCCATGCGCCCGACGAGTCGCAGCTGCAACTGCTCGGCACGTGCGCGCAGCGTGTGAAAGATGACACGACGTACCGCGGCGCGCTGGAAAAATTGGTCGCTCATTACCCGAAGCAGTCTTACTGGGACGATCTGTTCCAATCGATTCGTACGAAGCCCGGCTATTCGTCGGCGCTCGATATCGACACGTATCGGCTGCGTCGCGCGACGGGTTCGCTCACCACCGCCAACGATTACATGGAGATGACCCAGCTCGCGATTGTCTCGGGTACGACGGCCGAGGGCAAGCAGGTGATCGATCAGGGATTCGCATCAGGCGTTCTGGGTCACGATGCGCAGGCGGATCGCGAAAAGCGGTTGCAGGCGCTAGCCGCGAAGCGGGCGCAAGCGCCGGCTGATCCGGCGAACCCCGTAGCACCGGTCGACGTCGGTTTCAACGAGGTCTTCGCGGGGCAAACCAAGCAGGGTCTTGCCGCAATGGATGCGGCGATCGCGAAGGGTGGGCTCGATCACCCTGACCAGGCGCAATTGCATCTCGGGGTGGCCTACTACGTGGCAGGCGACAAAGCCCGCGCAGTGCAAACCTTTCACGCGGTGAAAGGCACCGACGGTTCGGCCGACCTCGCCCGATTGTGGGTCATGGTGGCGTCGAAGTAA
- a CDS encoding biopolymer transporter ExbD, with protein sequence MGMNVSSGGGNAEPDVMVDINTTPLIDVMLVLLIMLIITIPIQTHAIKMNLPIGNPPPPITQPEVVQIDIDFDGTTTWNGQPVPDRAALDSRLAQVAAEPVQAEIHLRPNKLVPYKDVAAVMASAQRLGATKIGLIGNEQYMQ encoded by the coding sequence ATGGGAATGAACGTATCGTCGGGCGGCGGCAACGCTGAACCGGATGTGATGGTCGATATCAACACCACGCCGCTGATCGACGTGATGCTGGTGTTGCTGATCATGCTGATCATCACGATCCCGATCCAGACGCACGCCATCAAGATGAACTTGCCGATCGGCAATCCGCCGCCGCCGATCACGCAGCCTGAAGTGGTGCAGATCGATATCGACTTCGACGGCACCACGACCTGGAACGGCCAGCCGGTGCCCGACCGTGCGGCGCTCGACTCCAGGCTCGCACAGGTGGCTGCCGAACCGGTGCAGGCGGAAATCCATCTGCGGCCCAACAAGCTGGTGCCGTATAAGGATGTCGCGGCGGTGATGGCGTCCGCTCAACGACTGGGCGCAACGAAAATCGGTTTGATCGGCAATGAGCAGTACATGCAATAA
- a CDS encoding biopolymer transporter ExbD, translating to MAMSVGHDDDDEVISSINTTPLVDVMLVLLIIFLITIPVVTHTIPLQLPKETIQPLQTTPKSIVIAVNRDGDFFWNEKQVDGPTLLARLKTVSVMTPQPEVHVRGDQSARYEFIGRVITECERAGIAKVSFITEPPARGG from the coding sequence ATGGCTATGAGCGTTGGGCACGATGATGACGACGAGGTCATCTCCAGTATCAACACCACACCGCTCGTCGATGTGATGCTGGTCCTGCTGATCATCTTTCTGATCACGATTCCGGTTGTGACGCATACGATCCCGTTGCAACTGCCGAAGGAGACCATCCAGCCTTTGCAGACCACACCCAAAAGTATCGTCATTGCGGTCAACCGCGACGGCGATTTCTTCTGGAACGAGAAGCAGGTGGATGGACCGACGCTGCTGGCACGCCTGAAAACCGTGTCGGTCATGACGCCGCAACCGGAAGTGCACGTTCGTGGCGACCAGAGCGCGCGTTATGAATTCATCGGCCGGGTCATTACCGAGTGCGAACGCGCCGGTATTGCCAAGGTTTCGTTTATCACGGAGCCGCCTGCGCGCGGCGGCTAG
- a CDS encoding MotA/TolQ/ExbB proton channel family protein — protein MKKRTLAALAATLLFAVTTVDTFVAPHMAHAQASDASASASATATATTAAPQTAGSATDEAVPPPAPATSETVNNPYGLGALWKNGDFVARFVLILLVLMSMGSWYIMITKFFEQFRANRRAKSADEQLWTAPSLVEGAKMLDEASPFRFIAETAIEAGEHHNEALLEAVDRNTWIDTSVERAITNVSNRLQDGLAFLGTVGSTAPFVGLFGTVWGIYHALTAIGIAGQASIDKVAGPVGEALIMTAIGLAVAVPAVLGYNFLVRRNKSVMERVRAFGAQLHTVLLAGSRRSVRATAREAALAQ, from the coding sequence ATGAAAAAGCGTACTCTCGCCGCATTGGCGGCAACCCTGTTGTTCGCCGTAACCACGGTGGATACCTTTGTGGCACCACACATGGCCCACGCGCAAGCTAGCGACGCGTCCGCGTCCGCGTCCGCCACTGCCACCGCCACCACGGCAGCACCACAAACGGCCGGCTCGGCCACAGACGAAGCGGTGCCGCCGCCCGCACCGGCCACGTCGGAAACCGTCAACAACCCATACGGGCTGGGCGCGCTCTGGAAGAACGGTGACTTTGTTGCACGCTTCGTGCTGATTCTGCTGGTCCTCATGTCGATGGGCAGCTGGTACATCATGATCACCAAGTTCTTCGAGCAGTTCCGTGCCAACCGTCGTGCGAAGAGTGCCGACGAGCAGTTGTGGACCGCGCCGTCGCTGGTAGAAGGCGCAAAGATGCTCGACGAGGCTTCGCCGTTCCGCTTCATCGCCGAAACAGCCATCGAGGCAGGCGAACACCACAACGAAGCACTGCTCGAAGCCGTCGACCGCAACACGTGGATCGACACCTCGGTCGAGCGTGCCATCACCAACGTGTCGAATCGTCTGCAGGACGGTCTGGCTTTCCTAGGCACGGTTGGCTCGACTGCGCCGTTCGTCGGTCTGTTCGGTACCGTGTGGGGGATCTATCACGCGCTGACGGCAATCGGTATTGCCGGCCAGGCTTCGATCGACAAGGTCGCGGGCCCGGTGGGTGAAGCGTTGATCATGACCGCGATCGGTCTCGCCGTGGCTGTGCCGGCTGTGCTCGGCTACAACTTCCTGGTTCGCCGCAACAAGTCGGTGATGGAGCGTGTTCGTGCGTTCGGCGCACAACTGCACACCGTCCTGCTCGCCGGCAGCCGGCGCTCGGTGCGCGCTACGGCCCGTGAAGCAGCGTTGGCCCAATAA
- a CDS encoding energy transducer TonB, with product MGTKVEGQFPAATARMGRPGRPREFGRKQQNPVRRFGGIAVVLLLHIVLIYALINGLATKVVQVIQHPIETKIIEPVKPPPPPPLPTVQLPPPKFAPPPPPFVPPPEVQVQTPPQPTITHQAAPVVSAPAVAPPAPPAPPVQAKPVSTEVGVVCPNSDQIRSSIRYPKEAQENNVTGDVLIEFVVDPQGHITNERVAKSAEDSSLDRAAFNAVKQFTCVSQGQPVRVQVPFSFNLN from the coding sequence GTGGGTACTAAAGTCGAAGGGCAATTTCCGGCAGCAACGGCCCGTATGGGGAGGCCAGGACGCCCACGCGAGTTTGGGCGCAAGCAGCAAAACCCTGTGCGCCGCTTCGGCGGGATCGCAGTTGTTCTGCTCCTGCACATCGTGTTGATCTATGCACTGATCAACGGCCTTGCCACCAAGGTGGTACAGGTCATCCAGCATCCTATTGAAACGAAAATCATCGAGCCGGTTAAGCCGCCGCCGCCTCCGCCGTTGCCCACCGTGCAATTGCCGCCGCCGAAGTTCGCACCGCCGCCGCCGCCGTTCGTGCCGCCGCCGGAAGTGCAGGTGCAAACTCCGCCCCAGCCCACGATCACGCACCAGGCCGCGCCGGTTGTATCGGCACCCGCCGTGGCGCCCCCCGCACCGCCGGCCCCTCCCGTGCAAGCCAAGCCCGTGAGCACTGAAGTAGGGGTTGTATGCCCGAACTCAGATCAGATCCGTTCGTCGATCCGCTACCCGAAGGAAGCGCAGGAAAACAACGTGACGGGTGATGTGCTGATTGAATTCGTAGTCGACCCGCAGGGCCATATTACGAATGAACGCGTTGCCAAGTCTGCGGAAGATTCCTCACTCGATCGCGCTGCGTTCAACGCGGTCAAGCAGTTCACGTGCGTTTCCCAAGGCCAACCTGTCCGTGTGCAAGTTCCTTTCTCGTTTAACCTGAACTGA
- a CDS encoding DUF4148 domain-containing protein yields MPRVRVASITVLASLGIVLGAASDAFSQSTDTTPAAPSPASPTLKQMQKAQRKADRKAARAKNTAELSKLEKNGYNPADDRSDYPDNLRRAQEKANGQ; encoded by the coding sequence ATGCCACGCGTACGGGTTGCATCGATCACGGTTCTTGCCTCGCTCGGCATAGTGCTAGGCGCGGCATCCGATGCATTTTCACAGAGCACGGATACAACGCCGGCAGCGCCATCGCCAGCGTCGCCAACGCTTAAGCAGATGCAGAAAGCGCAACGCAAAGCCGATAGAAAAGCGGCACGAGCGAAGAATACGGCAGAACTGAGTAAATTGGAGAAGAACGGCTATAACCCGGCGGACGATCGTAGCGATTACCCGGATAACTTGCGCCGCGCGCAGGAGAAGGCGAACGGGCAGTAA
- a CDS encoding DJ-1/PfpI family protein, whose amino-acid sequence MTLHIGFLVFPRVQQLDLTGPHDVFASVPGATVHLIGKTLDPVSASSGLVLTPTMTYADCPALDVLCVPGGVGVGELMEDDITLDFIRRQAAQARFVTSVCTGALVLGAAGLLHGRRATTHWAAHHFLESFGAIPVKERVVQDGNLMTGGGVTAGIDFALTLLIGLIGETEAQAIQLQLEYAPAPPFNSGTPDTAPKAVVDLVWNRGEAGRAQRTAIVERAAARLNR is encoded by the coding sequence ATGACGTTGCATATCGGGTTCCTCGTTTTTCCACGCGTTCAGCAACTGGACCTGACCGGTCCGCATGACGTGTTCGCTTCGGTGCCGGGCGCGACGGTCCACCTGATTGGAAAAACCCTTGATCCGGTCAGCGCGAGCAGTGGTCTCGTCCTGACGCCCACCATGACTTACGCTGACTGCCCTGCGCTCGATGTCTTGTGCGTGCCGGGCGGAGTGGGTGTCGGCGAGTTGATGGAGGACGACATCACGCTCGATTTCATCAGGCGGCAGGCTGCACAGGCCCGCTTTGTCACATCGGTGTGTACCGGGGCGCTGGTCCTGGGAGCGGCTGGTTTGCTACACGGACGGCGGGCGACCACGCACTGGGCGGCCCATCATTTCCTGGAAAGCTTCGGCGCCATTCCCGTGAAAGAGCGCGTTGTTCAGGATGGCAATCTGATGACGGGCGGTGGCGTGACGGCGGGCATCGATTTTGCGTTGACGCTGCTCATCGGCTTGATCGGTGAAACCGAAGCGCAGGCAATTCAGCTTCAACTGGAATATGCGCCCGCACCGCCCTTTAATTCAGGTACACCCGACACCGCGCCGAAGGCGGTGGTGGATCTGGTGTGGAATCGCGGTGAAGCAGGGCGCGCTCAGCGCACTGCAATCGTTGAACGCGCAGCAGCGCGATTGAATAGGTAG
- a CDS encoding GlxA family transcriptional regulator: MSNTSRRIDILAFSDVQLLDVAGPLQAFASANELSLARGADAPYVARVVAAAAGEIQSTAGLGLIAQPLPTAQQTTDTLIVAGGRGVHAASKDLAQVAWVRERAARCRRVASVCTGAFLLAAAGLLDERRAVTHWAHCEHLGQRYPAVHVDPAPIFIRDGAVWTSAGVTAGIDLALALIEDDLGSALALDVARELVVFLKRPGGQAQFSATLSLQKAGDRFGDLHAWIAENMAADLSIATLAEHTGMSERSFVRHYRAQTGITPARAIDQLRLEAARRLLGDTSFPVKRVAARCGFGSEETMRRSFLRSMGVTPQAYRERFSAGDEIEETTGQPTR, encoded by the coding sequence ATGAGCAACACTTCACGCCGTATCGACATCCTCGCGTTTTCAGACGTCCAGTTGCTCGACGTCGCCGGACCGCTCCAGGCCTTCGCCTCCGCCAATGAACTCTCGTTAGCGCGCGGAGCCGACGCACCTTACGTAGCGCGTGTTGTCGCTGCAGCCGCGGGGGAGATTCAAAGCACCGCGGGTCTCGGCCTGATTGCTCAGCCCTTGCCTACCGCTCAACAAACGACAGACACGCTGATCGTCGCCGGCGGACGCGGCGTGCATGCGGCATCGAAAGATTTGGCGCAAGTGGCTTGGGTCAGGGAGCGCGCGGCACGGTGCCGGCGGGTGGCATCGGTATGCACGGGCGCGTTTTTACTGGCCGCCGCGGGCTTGCTCGACGAGCGCCGCGCGGTCACGCACTGGGCGCATTGCGAACACCTCGGGCAGCGTTATCCGGCCGTCCACGTGGACCCTGCGCCCATTTTTATCCGCGACGGCGCGGTATGGACATCGGCGGGCGTGACAGCCGGCATTGATCTCGCGCTTGCATTGATCGAGGACGATCTCGGGAGCGCGCTCGCGCTCGATGTAGCGCGCGAACTGGTGGTGTTCCTCAAGCGGCCGGGCGGCCAGGCGCAGTTCAGCGCAACGTTGTCGTTGCAAAAAGCCGGCGATCGCTTTGGCGACCTGCACGCGTGGATAGCCGAAAACATGGCGGCCGACCTGTCGATCGCGACACTGGCCGAACACACGGGCATGAGCGAGCGTAGCTTCGTGCGCCACTATCGGGCGCAAACGGGGATCACGCCGGCACGCGCCATCGATCAATTACGGCTGGAAGCTGCGCGTCGCCTGCTTGGCGACACATCGTTTCCGGTCAAAAGGGTCGCCGCGCGCTGCGGGTTTGGATCGGAGGAAACCATGCGACGCAGCTTCCTGCGTTCAATGGGTGTCACACCGCAGGCTTACCGTGAACGTTTCTCGGCAGGTGACGAGATCGAAGAAACAACGGGTCAGCCCACACGATAG